One window of the Syntrophorhabdales bacterium genome contains the following:
- a CDS encoding VacJ family lipoprotein codes for MKVRTPESKRDGRRYGLKALTLCLFVAWAVALSVPSARCEDTPSSVPPSLQPHEGTAQAAGERKPTASASTTLKSDDEYGNVTEEEVEAPGAKGAQIADPIEPWNRAMYHFNDKLYFWVLKPVAIGYKAALPEEIRGLFTNFYYNLKAPIRIVNNLLQGEPGYAGKELARFVINSTIGVGGLRDCAGECFGIKGRNADLGQTLGIYGVGFGFYLVWPILGPSSPRDTVGFAGDWLLKPTTYISSNFFDPVTIGLYAHEAVNKASFHIGDYEALKAAAIDPYVAIRDAYVQSRMEDLKR; via the coding sequence GCTCTGTCTGTTTGTCGCATGGGCAGTGGCGCTCAGTGTTCCGTCCGCGCGTTGCGAAGACACCCCCTCAAGCGTGCCCCCATCTTTACAGCCGCACGAAGGGACAGCGCAGGCAGCCGGGGAGCGTAAGCCAACCGCGTCCGCATCTACGACATTGAAATCGGATGATGAGTATGGCAACGTGACAGAGGAAGAGGTGGAGGCACCCGGTGCGAAAGGGGCACAAATCGCAGATCCCATCGAGCCCTGGAACAGGGCCATGTATCACTTTAATGACAAGCTCTACTTCTGGGTGCTGAAACCCGTTGCTATCGGTTACAAGGCTGCTCTGCCCGAAGAGATTCGCGGTCTGTTCACCAATTTCTACTACAATCTGAAGGCGCCGATCCGGATCGTCAATAACCTGCTTCAGGGCGAGCCCGGCTATGCAGGAAAGGAATTGGCGCGGTTTGTAATCAACTCGACAATCGGTGTCGGAGGTCTGCGCGACTGTGCCGGCGAGTGTTTCGGGATAAAGGGACGTAACGCCGACCTGGGTCAGACCCTTGGCATATATGGCGTCGGGTTCGGCTTCTACCTTGTCTGGCCTATTCTTGGACCGTCCAGCCCACGCGACACTGTGGGGTTTGCGGGTGACTGGCTCCTGAAGCCGACCACGTACATCAGTTCAAACTTTTTTGACCCGGTCACGATAGGCCTTTACGCCCATGAAGCAGTAAATAAGGCGTCCTTCCATATCGGCGATTACGAGGCCCTCAAGGCAGCGGCTATAGATCCCTACGTAGCCATACGTGACGCCTATGTCCAGAGCAGGATGGAGGACCTTAAGCGGTAG